The following are encoded together in the Nocardioides sp. Arc9.136 genome:
- a CDS encoding zinc-dependent alcohol dehydrogenase — MVYRGPYRVRVEEKPDPRIEHPNDAVVRVTRAAICGSDLHLYHGMMPDTRVGHTFGHEFIGVVEEVGSSVQNLQVGDKVMVPFNIFCGSCFFCARGLYSNCHNVNPNATAVGAIYGYSHTTGGYDGGQAERVRVPFADVGPSVIPDWLDDEDALLMTDALATAYFGAQLAEIGEGDTVAVLGAGPIGLYAARSAWLMGAGRVVVIDQLPERLEKARTFAHAETINFNEVDDIVLEMKKQTDHLGFDAVIDAVGAEADGNMTQHLTSARFKLQGGSPVALNWAIDGARKGGVISVMGAYGPMFSSVKFGDALNKGLTLRMNQCPVKRQWPRLLEHIRAGYFKPSDIVTHRIPLEHIAEAYHLFSAKLDGCIKPVIIPDAS, encoded by the coding sequence ATGGTCTACCGCGGCCCCTACCGCGTCCGCGTGGAGGAGAAGCCCGACCCACGCATCGAGCACCCCAACGACGCCGTCGTCCGGGTGACCCGGGCCGCGATCTGCGGCTCCGACCTGCACCTGTACCACGGGATGATGCCGGACACCCGGGTCGGCCACACGTTCGGCCACGAGTTCATCGGCGTGGTCGAGGAGGTCGGCTCGTCGGTGCAGAACCTGCAGGTCGGCGACAAGGTGATGGTGCCGTTCAACATCTTCTGCGGCTCCTGCTTCTTCTGCGCCCGCGGCCTCTACTCCAACTGCCACAACGTCAACCCGAACGCCACCGCCGTGGGGGCGATCTACGGCTACTCCCACACGACCGGCGGGTACGACGGCGGGCAGGCCGAACGGGTCCGGGTGCCGTTCGCCGACGTCGGCCCCTCGGTCATCCCGGACTGGCTCGACGACGAGGACGCCCTGCTGATGACCGACGCGCTGGCGACCGCCTACTTCGGCGCCCAGCTGGCCGAGATCGGCGAGGGCGACACGGTGGCGGTGCTGGGGGCCGGCCCGATCGGGCTGTACGCCGCGCGCAGCGCCTGGCTGATGGGGGCCGGCCGGGTGGTGGTCATCGACCAGCTGCCCGAGCGCCTCGAGAAGGCCCGCACCTTCGCGCACGCCGAGACCATCAACTTCAACGAGGTCGACGACATCGTGCTGGAGATGAAGAAGCAGACCGACCACCTCGGCTTCGACGCGGTCATCGACGCCGTGGGCGCGGAGGCGGACGGCAACATGACCCAGCACCTGACCTCGGCCCGGTTCAAGCTGCAGGGCGGCTCGCCGGTCGCGCTGAACTGGGCCATCGACGGGGCGCGCAAGGGCGGGGTCATCTCGGTGATGGGCGCCTACGGCCCGATGTTCAGCTCGGTGAAGTTCGGCGACGCGCTGAACAAGGGGTTGACCCTGCGGATGAACCAGTGCCCGGTCAAGCGGCAGTGGCCGCGCCTGCTCGAGCACATCCGGGCCGGCTACTTCAAGCCCAGCGACATCGTCACGCACCGCATCCCGCTCGAGCACATCGCCGAGGCCTACCACCTGTTCTCGGCCAAGCTCGACGGCTGCATCAAGCCGGTCATCATCCCGGACGCGAGCTGA
- a CDS encoding MXAN_6640 family putative metalloprotease yields MLPRLHARIVAAVLALGVVVVLLSAAPVLARADRPAGPAGRLPGDPAARVALAAARGALAGDGREVTLALRDLALRRGGLVGREREEADRILARPTDGPLDPDGYGLLADPQRTCTVVCLHWVERGVDAVPTADADADGLPDHVEQALAVLTRVHRTYVRAGYRAPKADGALGGDRRPDVYLVDIGDQAVYGYCTTDELLRPGGPYDAWAYCVLDNDYDPAQFPQGTPLGNLRVTAAHEYFHAVQYGYDAAEDPWLLEATATWAEDELYDAVDDNLQYLRRSPLSQPAVPVDAGGFTSYGGWVLFRHLTERFRTAGGGLPTFVRDVWRQADSRRGAPDRWSVQAIGRVLQQRGTTLRGAFARFAAANRHPRATYDEGRANDYPHAPLADRAVLGAGRTTGWGSMRLDHLTSGTVRLSPRAGLRGAWRVRLQLDLPPPAAGAAAVVTTKVRGRPATTRLVRTDRRGRAALRAPLGAATWVEVTLANGSGRYRCWQATDLACMGTPVDDGAVFRWRATATR; encoded by the coding sequence GTGCTCCCTCGACTCCACGCCCGGATCGTCGCCGCCGTCCTCGCGCTCGGGGTGGTGGTCGTCCTCCTGTCGGCCGCCCCGGTCCTCGCCCGGGCGGATCGGCCGGCGGGTCCCGCGGGGCGGCTCCCCGGCGACCCGGCGGCGCGGGTCGCGCTCGCCGCGGCCCGGGGTGCGCTCGCCGGGGACGGTCGCGAGGTCACCCTGGCCCTGCGCGACCTCGCGCTGCGCCGCGGCGGCCTGGTCGGGAGGGAGCGGGAGGAGGCCGACCGGATCCTCGCGCGGCCCACCGACGGCCCGCTGGACCCCGACGGCTACGGGCTGCTCGCCGACCCGCAGCGCACGTGCACGGTGGTCTGCCTGCACTGGGTCGAGCGGGGCGTGGACGCGGTGCCCACCGCGGACGCCGACGCCGACGGCCTGCCCGACCACGTCGAGCAGGCGCTCGCGGTGCTGACCCGCGTGCACCGCACCTACGTCCGCGCCGGCTACCGCGCCCCGAAGGCCGACGGAGCGCTGGGCGGCGACCGCCGGCCCGACGTCTACCTGGTCGACATCGGCGACCAGGCGGTCTACGGCTACTGCACCACCGACGAGCTCCTGCGGCCCGGTGGTCCCTACGACGCGTGGGCCTACTGCGTGCTCGACAACGACTACGACCCCGCGCAGTTCCCGCAGGGCACCCCGCTCGGCAACCTCCGGGTGACCGCCGCGCACGAGTACTTCCACGCCGTGCAGTACGGCTACGACGCCGCGGAGGACCCGTGGCTGCTCGAGGCCACCGCGACCTGGGCCGAGGACGAGCTCTACGACGCCGTCGACGACAACCTGCAGTACCTCCGCCGGTCGCCGCTCAGCCAGCCGGCGGTCCCCGTCGACGCCGGTGGCTTCACCAGCTACGGCGGCTGGGTGCTCTTCCGCCACCTCACCGAGCGGTTCCGCACGGCCGGGGGCGGGCTGCCGACGTTCGTGCGGGACGTGTGGCGCCAGGCCGACTCGAGACGCGGTGCGCCGGACCGCTGGTCGGTCCAGGCGATCGGGCGGGTGCTGCAGCAGCGGGGCACGACCCTGCGCGGTGCGTTCGCCCGCTTCGCCGCGGCCAATCGCCACCCCCGCGCGACGTACGACGAGGGGCGGGCCAACGACTACCCGCACGCGCCGCTGGCTGACCGGGCGGTGCTCGGCGCCGGTCGGACGACGGGCTGGGGCTCGATGCGGTTGGACCACCTCACCTCCGGGACCGTGCGGCTGAGCCCGCGCGCGGGCCTGCGGGGCGCCTGGCGGGTGCGGCTGCAGCTCGACCTGCCGCCGCCCGCCGCGGGCGCGGCGGCGGTGGTGACCACGAAGGTGCGCGGCCGGCCGGCCACCACGCGGCTCGTGCGCACCGACCGGCGGGGCCGGGCGGCGCTGCGGGCACCGCTCGGGGCGGCCACGTGGGTCGAGGTGACGCTGGCGAACGGCAGCGGCCGGTACCGCTGCTGGCAGGCCACCGACCTCGCCTGCATGGGGACGCCGGTCGACGACGGTGCCGTCTTCCGGTGGCGGGCGACGGCCACCCGGTAG
- a CDS encoding RNB domain-containing ribonuclease yields MPSNRVVRVRTRQDGVAAARLRAGIEEVREELGVTPDFPPEVEEAAARAAAAPRLPDLDRTDLPFLTIDPEGSMDLDQALHIERADGAEGGYVVHYAIADLHAFVSPGDPVDLESHRRGETLYGADSKIPLHPKVISEDAGSLLPDRVRPALLWTIRVDAEGEGTAVHVERALVRSRRRLSYDEAQAALDAGTAEEVLVLLGEVGRLRLAREAARGGVSLPLPEQDIVIDGDRWHLELRRLLPVEEWNAQISLLTGFAAASLMVYARVGLLRTLPPPDPRDVQRLHRTARALGIEWPAEQLYPDFIRSLDPELPHHAAMVVACTRLLRGSGYVALDGEVPEQPLHAALASEYAHVTAPLRRLGDRYAGEVCLALCAGTEVPGWVRERLPDLPATLQASGQRGNRYQRAVVDLVEAGVLAPLVGQVFAGVVVDVEDDDPRKGDVAVDEHAVEARVTATGDLPLGTDVRVRLVTADVATRKVAFELVEG; encoded by the coding sequence ATGCCGAGCAACCGCGTGGTCCGGGTCCGCACGAGGCAGGACGGGGTGGCCGCCGCGCGGCTGCGAGCAGGGATCGAGGAGGTGCGCGAGGAGCTGGGGGTCACCCCCGACTTCCCGCCCGAGGTCGAGGAGGCCGCCGCCCGTGCCGCCGCCGCGCCCCGGCTGCCGGACCTCGACCGCACCGACTTGCCCTTCCTCACCATCGACCCCGAGGGCTCGATGGACCTCGACCAGGCGCTGCACATCGAGCGCGCCGACGGCGCCGAGGGCGGGTACGTCGTGCACTACGCGATCGCGGACCTGCACGCCTTCGTCAGCCCCGGCGACCCGGTCGACCTCGAGTCGCACCGCCGCGGCGAGACGCTCTACGGGGCGGACTCCAAGATCCCGCTGCACCCGAAGGTGATCTCCGAGGACGCCGGCTCCCTGCTGCCCGACCGGGTCCGCCCGGCGCTGCTGTGGACGATCCGGGTCGACGCCGAGGGGGAGGGCACGGCCGTGCACGTCGAGCGCGCGCTGGTGCGCTCGCGCCGCCGGCTGTCCTACGACGAGGCGCAGGCCGCCCTCGACGCCGGCACCGCCGAGGAGGTGCTGGTGCTGCTCGGCGAGGTCGGCCGGCTGCGGCTGGCGCGCGAGGCCGCCCGCGGCGGGGTCTCGCTGCCGCTGCCGGAGCAGGACATCGTCATCGACGGCGACCGTTGGCACCTCGAGCTGCGGCGGCTGCTGCCGGTGGAGGAGTGGAACGCGCAGATCTCCCTGCTGACCGGCTTCGCCGCGGCGTCGCTGATGGTCTACGCCCGGGTCGGCCTGCTCCGCACCCTCCCGCCGCCGGACCCGCGCGACGTCCAGCGGCTGCACCGCACGGCCCGGGCGCTCGGGATCGAGTGGCCCGCCGAGCAGCTCTACCCCGACTTCATCCGGTCCCTGGACCCCGAGCTCCCGCACCACGCCGCGATGGTGGTGGCCTGCACCCGGCTGCTGCGCGGGAGCGGCTACGTCGCGCTCGACGGCGAGGTGCCCGAGCAGCCGCTGCACGCGGCGCTGGCCTCGGAGTACGCCCACGTGACCGCCCCGCTGCGTCGCCTGGGGGACCGGTACGCCGGCGAGGTCTGCCTGGCGCTCTGCGCCGGCACCGAGGTGCCCGGGTGGGTGCGCGAGCGGCTCCCCGACCTGCCCGCGACGCTGCAGGCCTCCGGCCAGCGCGGCAACCGCTACCAGCGCGCGGTGGTCGACCTGGTCGAGGCCGGGGTGCTGGCTCCGCTGGTCGGCCAGGTCTTCGCGGGCGTGGTCGTCGACGTCGAGGACGACGACCCGCGCAAGGGCGACGTCGCCGTCGACGAGCACGCCGTGGAGGCACGGGTGACCGCGACGGGCGACCTGCCGCTCGGGACCGACGTGCGCGTGCGCCTGGTGACCGCCGACGTCGCGACCCGGAAGGTCGCCTTCGAGCTGGTCGAGGGCTGA
- the yaaA gene encoding peroxide stress protein YaaA has protein sequence MLILLPPSEGKTAPRRGAPLDLAALSSPVLTEARERVLAALVGLCSGNAAEAATVLDLGPSQIDLVERNAMLRDAATARADRVYAGVVYDALGATTLSPAAKRRAASRVAVVSSLFGLVRLGDRIPAYRLSGDASLPGVGPVAGVWREALGPAVTDALGRGLLVDLRSTMYVAFWRPDPSLAARTATVRVLHEVGGTRKVVSHFNKATKGRIVRALLEDGRDPRTPAALAEVLTDLGWTVEVGEPTARGTQLDVVVREL, from the coding sequence GTGCTGATCCTGCTCCCGCCGAGCGAGGGCAAGACCGCCCCCCGCCGAGGCGCGCCGCTCGACCTGGCCGCCCTCTCCTCCCCGGTGCTGACCGAGGCCCGCGAGCGCGTGCTCGCGGCCCTGGTCGGGCTCTGCTCCGGCAACGCCGCGGAGGCCGCGACCGTGCTCGACCTCGGCCCCTCCCAGATCGACCTGGTCGAGCGCAACGCCATGCTCCGCGACGCGGCGACCGCGCGCGCCGACCGGGTCTACGCCGGTGTCGTGTACGACGCCCTCGGGGCCACGACGCTCAGCCCGGCGGCCAAGCGGCGGGCGGCCTCTCGCGTCGCGGTGGTCTCGAGCCTCTTCGGGCTGGTGCGCCTCGGCGACCGGATCCCGGCGTACCGCCTCTCCGGCGACGCGTCCCTCCCCGGCGTCGGACCGGTCGCCGGCGTGTGGCGCGAGGCCCTCGGCCCCGCGGTCACCGACGCGCTCGGGCGCGGGCTGCTGGTGGACCTGCGCAGCACGATGTACGTCGCCTTCTGGCGCCCCGACCCCAGCCTCGCGGCGCGCACCGCCACCGTGCGGGTGCTGCACGAGGTCGGCGGCACCCGCAAGGTGGTGAGCCACTTCAACAAGGCCACCAAGGGCCGCATCGTCCGCGCCCTCTTGGAGGACGGCCGCGACCCGCGGACGCCGGCCGCCCTGGCGGAGGTGCTCACCGACCTCGGGTGGACCGTCGAGGTGGGCGAGCCGACCGCCAGGGGCACGCAGCTCGACGTGGTCGTCCGCGAGCTGTAG
- a CDS encoding bifunctional RNase H/acid phosphatase, with the protein MSRFRSVVIEADGGSRGNPGPAAYGAVLKDATTGEVIAEDGTTIGRATNNVAEYSGLIAGLELAAAHAPGAEVEVRMDSKLVVEQMSGRWRIKHPDMQPLAREATRLAPPGTTYTWVPRAQNAHADRLANEALDGKRSGVTVAGPQGGDVPDEDSLIEEIESPDAAAAGDPPASIQSQARGWSARTGAPTTLVLVRHGVTAHTKEKRFSGGLASANPGLSDEGRAQVRATARWLQPMAERVDAVVASPVRRTRESAEIVAEVLGRPLVEEPGFAEMEFGSWDGLTFGEVAEQDKAGLDAWLGSLDVPAGGGESFRAVEERVLAGLGRVLADHAGRTVVVVSHVTPIKTLVAHAVDAPLDAVFRMELTPASVTVLSFFPAEEDGERRASMRLFNALPPGDDVFADLGRW; encoded by the coding sequence GTGAGCCGCTTCCGCTCGGTCGTCATCGAGGCCGACGGCGGCTCGCGGGGCAACCCCGGCCCCGCGGCGTACGGCGCGGTGCTCAAGGACGCCACGACCGGCGAGGTCATCGCCGAGGACGGGACGACGATCGGGCGCGCGACCAACAACGTCGCGGAGTACTCCGGCCTGATCGCCGGCCTCGAGCTGGCCGCCGCCCACGCCCCGGGCGCCGAGGTGGAGGTCCGGATGGACTCCAAGCTCGTCGTCGAGCAGATGTCGGGCCGGTGGCGGATCAAGCACCCCGACATGCAGCCGCTGGCCCGCGAGGCGACGCGGCTGGCGCCGCCGGGCACGACGTACACCTGGGTGCCGCGCGCGCAGAACGCGCACGCCGACCGGCTCGCCAACGAGGCGCTCGACGGCAAGCGCTCCGGCGTGACGGTCGCCGGGCCGCAGGGCGGGGACGTGCCTGACGAGGACTCCCTGATCGAGGAGATCGAGAGCCCCGACGCCGCGGCCGCCGGCGACCCGCCCGCCTCGATCCAGTCCCAGGCCCGGGGCTGGTCCGCCCGCACCGGAGCCCCCACGACCCTGGTGCTCGTCCGGCACGGCGTCACCGCGCACACCAAGGAGAAGCGGTTCTCCGGCGGGCTCGCCAGCGCCAACCCCGGGCTCAGCGACGAGGGGCGGGCGCAGGTCCGCGCGACCGCCCGCTGGCTGCAGCCGATGGCCGAGCGGGTCGACGCCGTCGTCGCGAGTCCGGTACGCCGCACCCGGGAGTCCGCCGAGATCGTCGCGGAGGTCCTGGGCCGTCCGCTGGTGGAGGAGCCGGGCTTCGCCGAGATGGAGTTCGGCAGCTGGGACGGGCTCACCTTCGGCGAGGTCGCCGAGCAGGACAAGGCCGGGCTCGACGCCTGGCTCGGCTCGCTGGACGTGCCGGCCGGTGGCGGGGAGTCCTTCCGCGCGGTCGAGGAGCGGGTGCTCGCCGGGCTGGGGCGGGTGCTGGCCGACCACGCCGGCCGCACCGTCGTGGTCGTCAGCCACGTGACCCCGATCAAGACGCTCGTCGCGCACGCGGTCGACGCGCCGCTGGACGCGGTCTTCCGGATGGAGCTGACGCCGGCCTCGGTGACCGTGCTGTCGTTCTTCCCGGCCGAGGAGGACGGGGAGCGGCGCGCGTCGATGCGGCTGTTCAACGCGCTGCCCCCGGGCGACGACGTCTTCGCCGACCTCGGCCGCTGGTAG
- a CDS encoding zinc ribbon domain-containing protein has translation MVDDQARDARIVVDDLTADQAKVDADVEAVRTRRTRDRDRMDQGLITNPKDLERMQRELESLERRIGSLEDDELEVMEKLEEAQRALAHLEEQLAAHDERLAALVAERDQRFAEIDAELATVEGGRGAKAEGLPADLLALYDKLRAAKGGVGAAELRARQCGGCRLTLDNAELSVIARTPADQVVRCEECSRILVRTSESGL, from the coding sequence GTGGTCGACGACCAGGCCCGCGACGCGCGCATCGTCGTCGACGACCTGACCGCGGACCAGGCGAAGGTCGACGCCGACGTCGAGGCCGTCCGCACGCGCCGTACCCGCGACCGCGACCGGATGGACCAGGGGCTGATCACCAACCCCAAGGACCTCGAGCGGATGCAGCGCGAGCTGGAGTCGCTCGAGCGGCGGATCGGGTCCCTCGAGGACGACGAGCTCGAGGTGATGGAGAAGCTCGAGGAGGCCCAGCGCGCGCTGGCCCACCTCGAGGAGCAGCTCGCCGCCCACGACGAGCGCCTCGCCGCGCTGGTCGCCGAGCGCGACCAGCGGTTCGCCGAGATCGACGCCGAGCTCGCCACCGTCGAGGGCGGTCGCGGCGCCAAGGCCGAGGGCCTCCCCGCGGACCTGCTGGCGCTCTACGACAAGCTGCGCGCCGCCAAGGGCGGCGTCGGGGCGGCCGAGCTCCGCGCGCGCCAGTGCGGCGGGTGCCGGCTGACCCTCGACAACGCCGAGCTCTCCGTGATCGCCCGCACGCCCGCGGACCAGGTCGTGCGCTGCGAGGAGTGCTCGCGGATCCTCGTGCGCACCTCCGAGTCGGGGCTGTGA
- a CDS encoding Nif3-like dinuclear metal center hexameric protein, producing MPTLSDLVDLLHAWYPPATAEGWDAVGLVHGDLDAPVAKVMLAVDPTEVVAREAAEWGADLLVVHHPLFLKPVHGFTTATPKGRTLTTLARAGCALLAAHTNADQAVGGVSESMALALGLTDLRPLVPAPAEPLDKLTVFTPADTAEAVRTALAEAGAGRIGDYDQASFTSPGEGRFRPLPGADPTIGEVGRPEVVDEVGIQVVLPRARRTAVVRALVEAHPYEEPAYDVVELADPGTATTGTGRVGDVEPTTLRGFAERVRDALPATAHGVRVGGDPDREVRRVALCGGAGDFLLDRVRGSDVDVYVTSDLRHHPAGEFLEHGGPALVDVAHWAAEWTWLPVLERRLTEALGGTVSTRVSTTSTDPWTFRA from the coding sequence GTGCCCACGCTGTCGGACCTCGTCGACCTCCTGCACGCCTGGTACCCGCCGGCCACGGCCGAGGGCTGGGACGCCGTCGGGCTGGTCCACGGCGACCTCGACGCGCCGGTGGCGAAGGTGATGCTCGCCGTCGACCCCACCGAGGTGGTCGCCCGCGAGGCGGCGGAGTGGGGCGCGGACCTGCTGGTCGTCCACCACCCGCTGTTCCTCAAGCCGGTGCACGGGTTCACCACCGCGACCCCCAAGGGACGCACCCTGACCACGCTCGCCCGGGCCGGCTGCGCGCTGCTCGCGGCGCACACCAACGCCGACCAGGCCGTGGGCGGGGTCTCGGAGTCGATGGCGCTGGCGCTCGGGCTGACCGACCTGCGGCCGCTGGTGCCCGCGCCCGCCGAGCCGCTGGACAAGCTCACGGTCTTCACCCCGGCCGACACCGCCGAGGCGGTCCGCACCGCGCTGGCCGAGGCGGGCGCCGGGCGGATCGGCGACTACGACCAGGCCTCGTTCACCAGCCCGGGGGAGGGCCGGTTCCGTCCGCTGCCCGGCGCCGACCCGACGATCGGCGAGGTCGGCCGGCCCGAGGTCGTCGACGAGGTCGGCATCCAGGTCGTCCTGCCGCGCGCGCGACGTACGGCGGTCGTCCGGGCGCTGGTCGAGGCGCACCCCTACGAGGAGCCGGCGTACGACGTCGTGGAGCTCGCCGATCCCGGGACCGCGACGACCGGGACCGGTCGCGTCGGCGACGTCGAGCCGACCACCCTGCGCGGGTTCGCCGAGCGGGTGCGCGACGCGCTGCCCGCGACCGCCCACGGCGTGCGCGTGGGTGGGGACCCCGACCGGGAGGTGCGTCGCGTGGCGCTGTGCGGCGGCGCGGGCGACTTCCTGCTCGACCGGGTGCGGGGCAGCGACGTCGACGTCTACGTCACCAGCGACCTGCGTCACCACCCGGCGGGGGAGTTCCTGGAGCACGGCGGGCCCGCGCTCGTCGACGTGGCCCACTGGGCGGCGGAGTGGACCTGGCTGCCGGTGCTCGAGAGGCGGCTGACCGAGGCGCTGGGCGGTACGGTGAGCACCCGCGTCAGCACCACGTCCACCGACCCGTGGACGTTCCGCGCCTGA
- a CDS encoding antibiotic biosynthesis monooxygenase → MPVVKINAIAVPPQAGPELEKRFAARAGTVEGTPGFLGFQLLRPVAGEDRYFVVTQWEDDASFEAWRDGDARAAHAGAPAGGPVSTGASLLEFEVVLDVGRG, encoded by the coding sequence ATGCCCGTCGTGAAGATCAACGCCATCGCCGTCCCCCCGCAGGCCGGGCCCGAACTCGAGAAGCGGTTCGCCGCCCGGGCCGGCACCGTCGAGGGCACCCCCGGCTTCCTCGGCTTCCAGCTGCTGCGCCCCGTCGCCGGCGAGGACCGCTACTTCGTGGTGACCCAGTGGGAGGACGACGCCTCCTTCGAGGCCTGGCGCGACGGTGACGCCCGCGCCGCCCACGCCGGCGCCCCCGCAGGTGGTCCGGTCTCCACCGGCGCCTCGCTCCTGGAGTTCGAGGTCGTCCTCGACGTCGGCCGCGGCTGA
- a CDS encoding AMP-binding protein, with product MLVPFSVSDFIDRAVTVYPDRTGVVDEPQQPAPSLGEVTYRELGDLAARQAAHLDELGIGVGERVAVVSHNSARLLGSFFGVAGSGRVLVPVNFRLRPDEVRYIVEHSGARALYVDPELEDALGGVGAEHRFTLGHDEDLYAAPGATPRPWDPDENATACINYTSGTTARPKGVQITHRNIWVNALTMGLHTGLTDRDVYLHTLPQFHANGWGMPFATTGLGVKQVVIRKIDGAEILRRVRDHGVTIMCAAPAVVAAVLDALPTWEGDVPGRDRVRIVVAGAPPPTRTVARVEEELGWEFIQIYGLTETSPLLTVNRTRSEWDGLSTDDRAARLVRAGAPALGVRLSTGPEGEVLARSNVVMDGYWEQPEESATALADGWFHTGDGGTIGEDGYLTISDRKKDVIITGGENVSSIEVEDVLFSHPAVAEVAVIGVPSEKWGETIKALVVLAEGSSATEEELIAWCKDKAAGYKAPTSVEFREELARTATGKLQKFKLRAQYWEGQGRQVG from the coding sequence GTGCTCGTCCCCTTCAGCGTCTCCGACTTCATCGACCGGGCCGTGACGGTCTACCCCGACCGCACCGGCGTCGTCGACGAGCCGCAGCAGCCGGCGCCGTCGCTGGGGGAGGTGACCTACCGCGAGCTCGGCGACCTCGCCGCCCGGCAGGCCGCCCACCTCGACGAGCTCGGCATCGGTGTCGGGGAGCGGGTGGCGGTGGTCAGCCACAACAGCGCCCGGCTGCTCGGCTCCTTCTTCGGCGTCGCCGGCTCCGGACGGGTGCTCGTGCCGGTGAACTTCCGGCTGCGCCCCGACGAGGTGCGCTACATCGTCGAGCACTCCGGCGCGCGCGCCCTCTACGTCGACCCCGAGCTCGAGGACGCGCTCGGCGGCGTGGGCGCCGAGCACCGGTTCACCCTCGGGCACGACGAGGACCTGTACGCCGCACCCGGTGCCACGCCCCGGCCGTGGGACCCGGACGAGAACGCCACCGCCTGCATCAACTACACCTCCGGCACGACCGCCCGGCCCAAGGGCGTGCAGATCACCCACCGCAACATCTGGGTCAACGCACTGACCATGGGCCTGCACACCGGGCTGACCGACCGCGACGTCTACCTCCACACGCTTCCCCAGTTCCACGCCAACGGCTGGGGGATGCCGTTCGCGACCACCGGCCTCGGCGTGAAGCAGGTGGTCATCCGCAAGATCGACGGCGCCGAGATCCTCCGGCGGGTGCGCGACCACGGGGTGACGATCATGTGCGCCGCGCCCGCCGTCGTCGCGGCGGTCCTGGACGCCCTGCCCACCTGGGAGGGCGACGTCCCCGGCCGCGACCGGGTCCGGATCGTCGTGGCCGGCGCCCCGCCGCCGACCCGGACCGTCGCACGGGTCGAGGAGGAGCTCGGCTGGGAGTTCATCCAGATCTACGGCCTCACCGAGACCTCGCCGCTGCTGACGGTCAACCGGACGCGGAGCGAGTGGGACGGGCTGTCCACCGACGACCGCGCGGCCAGGCTGGTCCGCGCCGGCGCGCCCGCCCTCGGCGTACGGCTCTCGACAGGTCCCGAGGGCGAGGTGCTCGCCCGGTCGAACGTCGTGATGGACGGCTACTGGGAGCAGCCGGAGGAGAGCGCCACCGCGCTCGCGGACGGGTGGTTCCACACCGGCGACGGCGGCACGATCGGCGAGGACGGCTACCTGACGATCTCGGACCGGAAGAAGGACGTGATCATCACCGGCGGGGAGAACGTCTCCTCCATCGAGGTCGAGGACGTCCTGTTCTCCCACCCCGCGGTCGCCGAGGTCGCCGTGATCGGCGTCCCGAGCGAGAAGTGGGGGGAGACGATCAAGGCCCTGGTCGTCCTCGCCGAGGGCTCCTCCGCCACCGAGGAGGAGCTGATCGCGTGGTGCAAGGACAAGGCCGCCGGCTACAAGGCGCCGACGTCGGTGGAGTTCCGCGAGGAGCTGGCCCGCACCGCGACGGGGAAGCTGCAGAAGTTCAAGCTGCGCGCGCAGTACTGGGAGGGGCAGGGCCGGCAGGTCGGCTGA